A section of the Haloferax sp. Atlit-12N genome encodes:
- a CDS encoding class I SAM-dependent methyltransferase gives MDADDNHRGWAERSGDFSPEYYAQIGPNEVSETLATVFEHYAAEDASVLELGCSSGRHLAHLRDRGYEDLTGIDINDDSFEVMAEYFPELVDTGTFLTGAIEDLLPDFPDDKFDVIYSVETLQHVHPDDTWVFEEIARVSSDLVITAENEGNGPTRGRSGSEVSYVNDDFPLYHRNWKDEFSDIGLAQLLCEPGKRDTVRVFRVL, from the coding sequence ATGGACGCAGACGACAACCACCGCGGATGGGCCGAGCGCTCCGGCGACTTCTCGCCGGAGTATTACGCCCAAATCGGCCCGAACGAGGTCAGCGAGACGCTCGCGACCGTGTTCGAGCACTACGCGGCGGAAGACGCGTCGGTTCTCGAACTCGGCTGTAGCTCCGGTCGTCACCTCGCACACCTCCGCGACCGCGGCTACGAGGATCTCACCGGCATCGACATCAACGACGACTCCTTCGAGGTGATGGCCGAGTATTTCCCCGAGCTCGTCGACACCGGCACGTTCCTCACCGGCGCGATAGAGGACCTGCTTCCCGACTTCCCCGACGACAAGTTCGACGTTATCTACTCCGTCGAGACCCTCCAGCACGTCCACCCCGACGACACGTGGGTGTTCGAGGAAATCGCCCGCGTCTCCTCGGACCTCGTGATAACCGCCGAGAACGAGGGTAACGGGCCGACGCGCGGGCGCTCCGGCTCCGAGGTGAGCTACGTCAACGACGACTTTCCGCTGTATCACCGCAACTGGAAAGACGAGTTCTCCGACATCGGCCTCGCACAGCTCCTCTGCGAACCGGGCAAGCGCGACACAGTTCGCGTCTTTCGGGTTCTCTGA
- a CDS encoding PQQ-binding-like beta-propeller repeat protein, producing MPEPSVLSPPATTDGVVAVIGHRDGDIDDGRVVAFDRQSGERLWNHDFGRPTGLLAADGSVYAGEKLGSGRGRIRAFDATDGSQRWSQTVGNIGSSMAVAGDTLYAANGTLAALATDDGAVRWEHSAVDGVGFTVVVAPQDQLFADERTVYYGDDEGVFAMAPEDGSLRWAWRPDRWDWADVGPVPAGDSVYAGGGGDIAMLNAVDGSLQWRTSFGDDAQVVGVHERGSTVLVAEGTDESPSDTFGTLYELAVRDGSERYEIRFDSPVERTASTDEVFVVGTRAGRIRWSRGASFFDPFETTLSADGYLLGAAETQAFAQTSEGTLWALSPDQ from the coding sequence GTGCCCGAACCGAGCGTCCTCTCTCCGCCGGCAACCACCGACGGGGTCGTCGCCGTCATCGGCCATCGGGACGGCGACATCGACGACGGGCGAGTCGTCGCATTCGACCGACAGAGCGGCGAGCGGCTGTGGAACCACGACTTCGGCCGACCGACGGGCCTGCTCGCCGCTGACGGGTCCGTGTACGCGGGCGAGAAACTCGGGTCTGGCCGCGGGCGAATCCGCGCGTTCGACGCCACGGACGGGAGTCAACGGTGGTCGCAGACCGTCGGCAACATCGGCTCATCGATGGCAGTCGCGGGCGACACGCTGTACGCGGCGAACGGGACGCTCGCGGCGCTCGCAACTGACGACGGCGCAGTTCGGTGGGAGCACTCCGCGGTCGATGGCGTCGGTTTCACCGTCGTCGTCGCCCCGCAGGACCAACTGTTCGCCGACGAGCGAACGGTGTACTACGGCGACGACGAGGGCGTCTTCGCGATGGCACCCGAAGACGGGAGCCTCCGGTGGGCGTGGCGACCGGACCGCTGGGACTGGGCCGACGTGGGACCGGTTCCGGCTGGCGATAGCGTCTACGCCGGTGGTGGCGGCGACATCGCCATGCTCAACGCGGTCGACGGGTCGCTCCAGTGGCGGACCTCGTTCGGGGACGACGCGCAGGTCGTCGGTGTCCACGAGCGGGGGTCGACCGTCCTGGTCGCGGAGGGGACCGACGAGTCGCCGTCGGACACCTTCGGGACGCTGTACGAACTCGCGGTTCGCGACGGCTCGGAGCGGTACGAAATCCGCTTCGACAGCCCGGTCGAACGGACCGCTTCGACCGACGAGGTGTTCGTCGTCGGGACCCGCGCGGGCCGGATTCGGTGGTCCCGCGGCGCGTCGTTTTTCGACCCGTTCGAGACGACGCTCTCGGCGGACGGCTACCTCCTCGGCGCGGCTGAGACGCAGGCGTTCGCACAGACGAGCGAGGGGACGCTCTGGGCGCTCTCGCCGGACCAGTAA